In one bacterium genomic region, the following are encoded:
- a CDS encoding VWA domain-containing protein, which yields MNPKFNLHPRRIGQALVAVLLAGLIVYGAVGRASSHRAAPAGPADTGWKTQGAAGGHVKVRSNLSQTKVVQGSDGLVYLEVDLEAPEASDLSRARRPTDFVIVLDRSGSMADYRKMEFAQKAIGSLINQLKTGDRFALVDFDSVVETPIPLTEVSESAKDRFRGEVLRITPRDGTNLGGGLIAGIDAIQSAGRRTGHPEGTASRAQRMILLSDGLANEGITDTAELGRIAARAVSGEFALSTIGVGLDFNEDLMASIADHGTGNYTFLEDLSSLDKVLAQEFYGASRIYASQIKVKLDLSSGIEAVEASGYPIEKEAGVAVIRPGHLYAGQKKTLFVTLKLPTDALYTKPLGSATVSYAVKEQGYTVPLFGSDLKVACLPQEKREEATASIVPGVYKEAWTKNNYGRLLKDNADKVRSGDREGALGTISAHRAKLEEAYAAAPVPEMKAQLDDLKKMEDEVRDAFNGPDASVKSKRLSKGYQYQGIQQQRQSN from the coding sequence ATGAACCCCAAATTCAATCTTCACCCCCGCCGGATCGGCCAAGCCCTTGTGGCCGTTCTTTTGGCGGGGCTCATCGTCTACGGGGCGGTCGGCCGGGCGTCGTCACATCGGGCGGCGCCGGCCGGCCCTGCGGACACCGGCTGGAAGACCCAGGGCGCGGCCGGAGGCCACGTCAAGGTCCGCTCGAACCTCTCGCAGACCAAGGTGGTCCAGGGCTCGGACGGACTGGTCTATCTCGAGGTTGATCTGGAGGCCCCGGAGGCGTCCGATCTTTCCCGCGCGCGCCGCCCAACCGACTTCGTGATCGTCCTCGACCGCAGCGGCAGCATGGCGGACTACCGCAAGATGGAGTTCGCCCAAAAGGCGATCGGGTCGCTCATCAACCAACTGAAGACGGGCGACCGGTTCGCGCTCGTGGACTTCGACAGTGTCGTCGAAACGCCGATTCCGCTGACCGAAGTCTCCGAATCCGCCAAGGACCGCTTTCGGGGCGAAGTCCTGCGGATCACGCCCAGGGACGGCACCAACCTGGGCGGCGGGCTCATCGCCGGCATCGACGCGATCCAGTCCGCCGGCCGGAGGACGGGCCATCCCGAAGGGACCGCTTCGCGAGCCCAGCGAATGATACTTCTCTCGGACGGTTTGGCCAACGAAGGCATCACGGACACGGCGGAGTTGGGACGCATCGCGGCGCGAGCGGTGAGCGGCGAGTTCGCCCTCTCCACCATCGGCGTCGGATTGGACTTCAACGAAGACCTCATGGCCTCGATCGCCGACCACGGGACCGGCAACTACACCTTCCTGGAGGACCTTTCCTCCCTCGACAAGGTCCTGGCCCAGGAGTTCTACGGGGCAAGCCGCATCTATGCGAGCCAGATCAAGGTGAAGCTGGACTTGAGTTCCGGCATCGAGGCCGTCGAGGCCTCCGGTTACCCGATTGAAAAGGAGGCGGGGGTGGCCGTCATCCGGCCAGGCCACCTTTACGCAGGACAGAAAAAGACCCTCTTCGTCACGCTCAAGCTCCCGACCGACGCCCTTTACACGAAGCCACTCGGGTCGGCGACGGTTTCCTATGCCGTGAAGGAGCAGGGCTATACCGTCCCTCTTTTCGGATCGGACCTGAAGGTCGCCTGCCTGCCGCAGGAAAAGAGGGAGGAAGCGACGGCGTCGATTGTCCCCGGCGTCTACAAGGAGGCCTGGACCAAAAACAATTACGGAAGGCTCCTGAAGGACAACGCGGACAAGGTCCGTTCCGGCGACCGGGAAGGGGCCCTGGGGACCATCAGCGCCCACCGCGCCAAGCTTGAGGAGGCCTACGCCGCGGCGCCCGTTCCGGAAATGAAGGCCCAATTGGACGACCTGAAGAAGATGGAGGACGAGGTGAGGGACGCCTTCAACGGGCCGGACGCGTCGGTGAAATCGAAACGTCTCTCGAAGGGCTACCAGTACCAGGGGATTCAACAACAGAGACAGTCAAACTAG
- a CDS encoding PspA/IM30 family protein: MSLAYRIKRLVKSDAHALVEGLEAPKWVLAQALRDMEEELEKMEADLGIRRSQIAKMKDHLIASEAILSALENDIEFAMSEKREDIAKNLIRKLLTAKSALEDLSRRSKACEEELVSVEEDYRVKKGAYEDIRGRCEILNLSRIDDDAFQAAARLVSQEGGPDVSLDHQVEIEFLRRLQRHKEAASRGTSSSTLDHGRQGGDHEPS, translated from the coding sequence ATGTCACTTGCCTACCGAATCAAACGTCTCGTCAAGTCCGACGCCCACGCCCTCGTGGAGGGGCTCGAGGCCCCCAAGTGGGTCCTCGCCCAGGCCTTGCGCGACATGGAGGAAGAACTGGAAAAAATGGAGGCGGACCTGGGCATCCGCCGATCGCAGATCGCGAAGATGAAGGACCACCTGATCGCCAGCGAGGCGATTCTGTCGGCCCTCGAAAACGACATTGAGTTCGCCATGAGCGAGAAGAGGGAGGACATCGCCAAGAACCTCATCCGCAAACTTCTGACGGCCAAGAGCGCCCTCGAGGATCTGTCCCGGAGATCGAAGGCCTGCGAGGAGGAGCTCGTCTCCGTGGAAGAGGACTACCGGGTCAAAAAAGGGGCCTACGAAGATATCAGGGGCCGGTGCGAAATCCTCAACTTGAGCCGCATCGACGACGACGCCTTCCAAGCGGCCGCCCGCCTTGTCTCCCAGGAAGGAGGCCCGGACGTGTCGCTCGATCACCAGGTGGAGATCGAGTTCCTGCGCAGGCTTCAAAGACACAAGGAGGCCGCTTCCCGCGGCACGTCATCCAGCACGCTGGATCATGGAAGACAGGGAGGGGACCATGAGCCGTCTTAG
- a CDS encoding diadenylate cyclase: MAHFDIHPLDLWSLTREIGVAGFVDIAFMSMILYAVFVWFKRRRAFFVLAGIAIVGLVYLLAHEFGLILTSFVLQSFFAVILIAVIIIFQEELKYFFEQVAVWSLNRKFRGSSAPSSQTPRVVDILTNTLTDLSGQRIGALVVLKGMGTIDRHITGGFGLNGDLSEPLLKSIFDPHSVGHDGAVLVDGERVVRFGCQLPLAKDFSRSGRGGMRHAAAVGISEVSDALCLVVSEETGRVSAAVGGRLEDLGAPGEARRLRAVLEKFYADLAPSKKRSFLANLFVRNFREKAFSLLITLALWYAVVHETRIIHRTFVLPVEYTDPSPELYVESVEPKVVSVTFSGPRHAFQFMDPNEIRAVLKLYNYGRGEWSVSLSDANMTVPPGTILEDIDPTMVLVEIEAK; this comes from the coding sequence GTGGCCCACTTCGACATTCATCCGTTGGATCTTTGGTCCCTGACCCGCGAGATCGGCGTCGCCGGATTCGTCGACATCGCGTTCATGTCGATGATCCTCTACGCCGTCTTCGTCTGGTTCAAACGGAGACGGGCCTTCTTCGTGTTGGCGGGCATCGCGATCGTCGGCCTGGTCTACCTCTTGGCCCACGAGTTCGGACTGATCCTGACCTCCTTCGTCCTCCAGTCGTTCTTCGCCGTGATCCTGATCGCGGTCATCATTATCTTTCAGGAGGAGCTGAAGTATTTCTTTGAGCAGGTGGCCGTGTGGAGCCTGAACCGCAAGTTCAGGGGGTCGAGCGCGCCGTCGTCCCAGACGCCCCGGGTCGTCGACATTCTCACCAACACGCTGACGGACCTGTCCGGCCAGAGGATCGGCGCCTTGGTCGTCCTCAAGGGCATGGGGACCATCGACCGTCACATTACCGGCGGGTTCGGGTTGAACGGCGACCTGAGCGAACCCCTCCTCAAGAGCATTTTTGATCCGCATTCCGTGGGACACGACGGGGCGGTGTTGGTCGACGGCGAGCGCGTGGTCCGCTTCGGTTGCCAACTGCCTCTGGCGAAGGATTTCTCGCGCTCGGGCCGCGGCGGCATGAGGCATGCGGCGGCGGTGGGCATCTCGGAGGTGAGCGACGCCCTGTGCCTGGTCGTGTCGGAGGAGACGGGACGGGTTTCGGCCGCGGTTGGGGGGCGCCTGGAGGATTTGGGCGCTCCGGGCGAAGCGCGCCGCCTTCGCGCCGTCCTGGAAAAATTCTACGCCGATCTCGCTCCGTCCAAGAAGCGGAGCTTCCTGGCGAATCTCTTCGTCCGGAATTTCCGAGAAAAGGCGTTCTCACTCCTCATCACGCTGGCGCTTTGGTACGCCGTCGTGCACGAGACCCGCATCATCCACCGGACCTTCGTCCTCCCCGTCGAGTACACCGATCCCTCTCCGGAACTGTACGTCGAGTCGGTCGAGCCCAAAGTCGTCTCGGTGACCTTCTCCGGGCCCCGCCATGCCTTCCAGTTTATGGATCCCAATGAGATACGCGCCGTCCTCAAGCTCTACAATTATGGCCGCGGCGAATGGTCGGTGTCTCTCTCCGATGCGAACATGACCGTACCACCCGGGACGATCCTGGAGGACATCGATCCGACGATGGTTCTGGTCGAAATCGAGGCCAAGTAG